A portion of the Corynebacterium occultum genome contains these proteins:
- the hisI gene encoding phosphoribosyl-AMP cyclohydrolase, with protein MDPVIDDPSGFELDPVIAARLKPNEAGLVPAVVQAAGSGEVLMMAWMDQHALAYTLATRRGTYYSRSRGEYWIKGLTSGHTQEVTEVRLDCDGDTLLLKVNQVGGACHTGDRTCFDADQLL; from the coding sequence ATGGACCCGGTGATCGATGACCCCTCCGGGTTCGAACTGGATCCGGTGATCGCCGCCCGGCTCAAGCCCAATGAAGCTGGTCTGGTGCCGGCGGTGGTGCAGGCCGCAGGTAGCGGTGAGGTGCTGATGATGGCCTGGATGGATCAGCATGCCCTGGCCTACACCCTGGCGACCCGCCGCGGCACCTACTACTCCCGTTCCCGCGGTGAGTACTGGATCAAGGGGTTGACCTCCGGTCACACCCAGGAGGTCACCGAGGTTCGCCTGGACTGTGATGGGGACACCCTCCTGCTCAAGGTCAACCAGGTCGGCGGTGCCTGCCACACCGGTGACCGCACCTGCTTCGATGCTGATCAGCTGCTCTGA
- a CDS encoding amidohydrolase, protein MSEIAQLLRHHQADLSWQREFYEDLHEHPELSGHEQETSQRILRELKRFNCEVISPIGGFGIVAVFRNGEGPTALMRADFDALPIREESGVPFASTRVRPGADGKMVGVMHACGHDMHTTALLGTCAIMDTHREAWQGTFIALFQPSEENAQGANAMVADGLVNKVPRPDVCLGQHIMPGRAGEVQTMPGAQFAACDSIRIKLYGRSAHGSMPHKSIDPTLMASMIVVRLQSIVAREVSPEDFAVISVGSLRSGNTNNIIPDTAELVLNCRFYDNTLKRRIYAAIKRVVFAEAAASGATKDPEMEFFAHGPLIDNDPEVFNTVRPNFDRVFGSASVDAKRTTVSEDFSNLARAFGAPYLFWVVGCTPQQQWDKAVAENRVEQDVPVNHMNNFLPEFAPTVDATTKAGAAAALSYLAS, encoded by the coding sequence ATGAGCGAAATTGCTCAACTATTACGCCACCACCAGGCCGATCTTTCCTGGCAGCGTGAATTCTATGAGGATCTGCACGAACACCCCGAACTCTCAGGTCATGAGCAGGAGACCTCGCAGAGGATTCTCCGGGAGCTCAAACGCTTCAACTGCGAGGTTATTTCACCGATCGGTGGTTTCGGTATCGTCGCCGTATTCCGCAATGGTGAAGGACCCACCGCTCTGATGCGCGCCGACTTCGACGCCCTGCCGATCAGGGAAGAAAGCGGTGTCCCCTTCGCCTCCACGAGGGTGCGTCCCGGTGCGGATGGAAAAATGGTCGGTGTCATGCATGCCTGCGGCCACGACATGCACACCACGGCACTGCTGGGAACCTGCGCCATCATGGATACCCACCGCGAGGCATGGCAGGGCACTTTCATCGCTCTCTTCCAGCCCTCGGAGGAAAATGCCCAGGGTGCCAATGCCATGGTCGCTGATGGTCTGGTGAATAAGGTGCCCCGCCCGGATGTCTGCCTGGGTCAGCACATCATGCCGGGCCGGGCCGGGGAGGTGCAGACCATGCCTGGCGCCCAGTTTGCCGCCTGTGACTCCATCCGCATCAAGCTTTATGGTCGCAGCGCCCATGGTTCGATGCCCCATAAATCCATTGATCCGACGCTGATGGCTTCGATGATCGTGGTGCGCTTGCAGAGCATTGTGGCCCGAGAGGTCAGTCCGGAGGATTTCGCGGTGATTTCGGTGGGGAGTCTGCGTTCCGGCAACACCAACAACATCATTCCGGATACTGCGGAACTTGTGCTCAACTGCCGTTTCTATGACAACACCCTGAAACGTCGCATCTATGCCGCCATCAAACGGGTGGTGTTTGCTGAGGCTGCGGCCTCCGGTGCGACGAAGGACCCGGAGATGGAGTTCTTCGCCCATGGTCCGCTGATCGACAATGATCCTGAGGTCTTCAATACGGTGCGACCCAATTTTGACCGGGTCTTCGGGTCTGCCTCGGTGGATGCGAAACGCACCACTGTTTCGGAGGATTTCTCCAACCTGGCGCGCGCCTTCGGTGCCCCCTACCTTTTCTGGGTGGTGGGTTGTACCCCGCAGCAGCAATGGGATAAGGCGGTGGCGGAGAACCGGGTGGAGCAGGATGTGCCGGTCAACCACATGAATAACTTCCTGCCGGAGTTCGCTCCCACGGTGGATGCCACCACCAAGGCTGGTGCCGCCGCAGCGCTCAGCTATCTCGCCAGCTGA
- the pyk gene encoding pyruvate kinase — MDRRTKIVCTLGPAVASKEGILGLVHSGMNVARLNFSHGDHPDHEQNYQWVREASDETGKAVGILADLQGPKIRLGRFKEGATVWENGETVRITVDDVEGTHDRVSTTYKNLARDAKPGDRLLVDDGKVGLVCIEVDGNDVVCEVTEGGPVSNNKGVSLPGMDISVPALSDKDKKDLRFALKLGVDFIALSFVRSPADVELVREIMDEEGRRVPVIAKLEKPEAVDALESIVLAFDAIMVARGDLGVEVPLEQVPLVQKRAIQIARENAKPVIVATQMLDSMIENSRPTRAEASDVANAVLDGADAVMLSGETSVGKDPGNVVRTMARIVKHAETDGHVPSLNHIPRTKRGVISYSARDIAERLNAKALVAFTTSGDTARRVARLHSQLPLLVFTPDQAVRSQLSLTWGAETFLCPQVQDTDGMMAEVDRALLAMEEYQEDDMMVVVAGTPPGVSGNTNMIHVHLLGEDVNVAKP; from the coding sequence GTGGATAGAAGAACAAAGATCGTTTGTACCCTGGGCCCGGCCGTTGCCAGCAAGGAGGGCATCCTGGGGTTGGTTCACTCGGGAATGAATGTTGCCCGCCTTAACTTCTCGCATGGTGACCACCCGGATCATGAGCAGAACTACCAGTGGGTCCGTGAGGCCTCCGATGAAACTGGTAAAGCGGTGGGCATCCTCGCAGACCTGCAGGGCCCGAAGATCCGCCTCGGCCGTTTCAAGGAAGGTGCCACTGTCTGGGAGAACGGTGAGACCGTCCGGATCACCGTCGATGACGTTGAAGGCACCCATGACCGGGTGTCCACCACTTATAAGAACCTCGCCCGGGACGCCAAGCCCGGTGACCGCCTGCTCGTCGATGACGGCAAGGTCGGGCTGGTCTGCATCGAGGTAGACGGCAATGACGTCGTCTGCGAGGTCACCGAGGGCGGCCCCGTCTCCAATAACAAGGGTGTTTCCCTGCCCGGTATGGACATCTCCGTCCCGGCCCTGTCCGATAAGGACAAGAAGGACCTCCGTTTCGCACTGAAGCTGGGTGTCGACTTCATCGCACTCTCCTTCGTCCGTTCCCCGGCGGATGTCGAACTCGTCCGCGAGATCATGGATGAGGAGGGGCGCCGCGTCCCGGTGATCGCCAAGCTGGAGAAGCCGGAGGCCGTTGATGCACTCGAGTCCATCGTCCTGGCCTTTGACGCCATCATGGTGGCTCGTGGTGACCTCGGCGTGGAGGTTCCGCTGGAGCAGGTTCCGCTGGTGCAGAAGCGTGCCATCCAGATCGCCCGCGAAAACGCCAAGCCGGTCATCGTGGCCACCCAGATGCTCGACTCCATGATTGAGAACTCCCGCCCGACCCGCGCCGAGGCTTCGGATGTCGCCAATGCGGTTCTCGACGGCGCTGACGCAGTGATGCTCTCCGGTGAGACCTCGGTGGGCAAGGATCCGGGCAATGTGGTCCGCACCATGGCCCGCATCGTCAAGCACGCTGAAACCGACGGTCACGTGCCCTCCCTGAACCACATCCCGCGCACCAAGCGCGGTGTGATCTCCTATTCGGCACGCGATATCGCAGAGCGTCTCAATGCCAAGGCACTGGTCGCCTTCACCACCTCCGGTGACACCGCCCGCCGCGTGGCACGACTGCATTCCCAGCTGCCGTTGCTGGTGTTCACCCCGGACCAGGCAGTGCGTTCCCAGCTGTCCCTGACCTGGGGTGCAGAGACTTTCCTCTGCCCACAGGTCCAGGACACCGACGGCATGATGGCAGAGGTCGACCGGGCCCTGCTGGCCATGGAGGAGTACCAGGAGGATGACATGATGGTTGTCGTCGCAGGTACCCCGCCCGGAGTCTCGGGCAACACCAACATGATCCACGTCCACCTGCTCGGTGAGGATGTGAACGTGGCCAAGCCCTAG
- a CDS encoding TIGR02234 family membrane protein has translation MSTTTAPDRRNSRIAALLLGLGALVLWGASRMSWLRVEAFDDKSGALSHDIVGATWSTEATAVTLLLLAACVAGFALRRIGRRVVGIVGALAAVGASWAPLNLLAGEPDAERARTILTSAQSSQRASDTAVLSEWAELVDLQVLSSGPVVAMIGCALALFGGVMLAVKPGQDSAQLNKYERKRNREARIVDDLKSTPDSGRVMWDALDADIDPTDDLPGEKPRGN, from the coding sequence GTGAGTACCACAACTGCCCCTGACCGCCGGAATTCCCGGATTGCGGCGCTGTTGCTGGGGTTGGGAGCCCTCGTTCTGTGGGGGGCCTCCCGGATGAGCTGGCTCCGTGTCGAGGCCTTCGACGACAAGTCCGGCGCACTCAGCCACGATATCGTCGGGGCCACCTGGTCCACCGAGGCCACCGCGGTGACGCTGCTTCTCCTGGCGGCCTGCGTTGCGGGTTTCGCGCTTCGCCGGATCGGCCGTCGCGTGGTCGGCATCGTCGGGGCTCTGGCTGCCGTGGGGGCCAGCTGGGCGCCGCTGAACCTGTTGGCCGGAGAACCGGATGCGGAACGGGCCCGAACCATCCTCACCTCCGCGCAGTCCAGCCAACGGGCCAGTGACACTGCGGTGCTCTCGGAATGGGCGGAGCTGGTGGATCTCCAGGTTCTCAGCTCTGGTCCTGTGGTGGCGATGATCGGTTGCGCTCTGGCGCTTTTCGGTGGGGTGATGCTGGCGGTCAAACCCGGCCAGGATTCCGCCCAGCTGAACAAGTACGAACGTAAGCGCAACCGTGAGGCCCGGATCGTGGATGATCTGAAGTCCACCCCGGATTCTGGTCGGGTGATGTGGGACGCGCTCGATGCAGACATCGATCCCACCGATGACCTACCGGGGGAGAAGCCCCGGGGGAACTGA
- the glgP gene encoding alpha-glucan family phosphorylase translates to MNYSGTVNVRTNLPAELAGLERLAMNLRWSWRRETRELFRDIDPIRWEEAEETPKALLAKVPASRLFELAEDSDFRSRIEKELAELEDYQSSGLWYQQTLNGEGDLGPTDPAVAYFSMEFGIHPSLPIYSGGLGVLAGDHLKSASDLGLPLIGVGLLYTHGYFTQSLTSDGWQQETYSYHNPADLPVSPVVDAQGEHLTVTVALPEGREVVIALWEANIGRVPLLLLDTNIEANSDDLKNITDRLYGGDTEHRIKQELVLGVGGVRAVNAYCDNAGLPRPSVAHLNEGHAGFLSLERIRERMDAGLDFEAALAQVRASNIFTTHTPVPAGIDRFDINLVRRYVTERLVPNVPLDRALELGRESDPSLFNMAHMGLRSAQRANGVAKLHGQVSRNMFAGLYPGYEPEEVPIGSVTNGVHLPTWTKPEMAQVINRMAGNIDLASSDTWENADAVTDTELWEVRNKLRSDLVDVARESTKESWLKRGHPEAELGWTCRVLDRDILTVGFARRVSTYKRLTLMLRDPERLRSILLNPERPVQFVIAGKAHPNDMPGKKLMQEIVHFADQAGLRDRFLFLPDYDINLASYLISGTDVWLNNPIRPQEASGTSGMKSVMNGGMTLSISDGWWDEMPQEQHGWTIPTVENEDPNYRDNLEAHALYDLLENAVAPIFYDRDEDGIPHRWLEWVRRSLSTISPKVTSTRMVRDYITEYYRPAVVAQAKIHASDEIAQEYVAWTQKVRQNWHGISLNNLRCNGTLFTDAAEADAGELLVISVDVDLGELKDSDVKVQAVIANEQGQRKIIDLVREEESYTAAFAVDLPGAFSYTARVVPQHELLVNPAELGLITNYAN, encoded by the coding sequence GTGAATTACTCTGGAACCGTTAACGTCCGTACTAACCTGCCTGCGGAACTCGCTGGCCTTGAGCGCCTCGCCATGAACCTGCGCTGGTCCTGGCGTCGAGAAACCCGGGAGCTGTTCCGGGACATCGACCCTATCCGCTGGGAAGAGGCCGAGGAGACCCCGAAGGCCCTGCTGGCGAAGGTCCCGGCCTCCCGCCTCTTCGAGCTTGCTGAGGATTCCGACTTCCGTTCCCGCATTGAGAAGGAGCTCGCTGAGCTCGAGGACTACCAGAGCTCCGGGCTCTGGTACCAGCAAACCCTCAACGGTGAAGGCGACCTGGGTCCCACCGACCCGGCAGTGGCCTACTTCTCCATGGAATTCGGTATCCATCCCTCCCTGCCGATCTACTCCGGTGGTCTCGGCGTCCTGGCCGGCGACCACCTGAAGTCTGCCTCCGACCTGGGCCTGCCGCTGATCGGCGTGGGGCTGCTCTACACCCACGGTTACTTCACCCAGTCCCTGACCAGTGATGGCTGGCAGCAGGAGACCTACTCCTACCACAACCCCGCTGATCTGCCGGTCTCCCCGGTGGTCGACGCGCAGGGTGAGCATCTGACTGTCACCGTTGCCCTCCCCGAGGGCCGTGAGGTTGTCATTGCGCTCTGGGAGGCCAATATCGGCCGTGTCCCGCTGCTGTTGCTCGACACCAACATCGAGGCCAACTCCGACGACCTGAAAAATATCACCGACCGTCTCTACGGCGGTGACACTGAGCACCGCATCAAGCAGGAGCTGGTCCTCGGTGTCGGTGGCGTCCGCGCCGTCAACGCCTACTGTGACAACGCCGGCCTGCCCCGCCCGAGCGTCGCCCACCTCAACGAGGGCCACGCCGGTTTCCTGAGCCTGGAGCGCATCCGTGAGCGCATGGATGCGGGCCTGGACTTCGAGGCCGCCCTCGCCCAGGTGCGTGCCTCCAACATCTTCACCACCCACACCCCGGTTCCTGCCGGCATCGACCGTTTCGACATCAACCTGGTCCGCCGCTATGTCACCGAGCGACTGGTCCCGAATGTCCCGCTTGACCGGGCTCTGGAACTAGGACGCGAGTCCGATCCCTCTCTCTTCAACATGGCACACATGGGACTGCGTTCCGCCCAGCGCGCCAATGGCGTGGCCAAGCTTCACGGCCAGGTCTCCCGCAACATGTTCGCCGGCCTCTACCCGGGTTATGAGCCGGAGGAGGTGCCGATCGGTTCGGTCACCAACGGTGTCCACCTGCCCACCTGGACCAAGCCGGAAATGGCACAGGTCATCAACCGCATGGCCGGAAATATCGACCTGGCCAGCTCCGATACCTGGGAAAATGCTGATGCCGTCACCGACACGGAGCTCTGGGAGGTGCGTAATAAGCTGCGCAGCGACCTGGTCGACGTCGCCCGTGAGTCCACCAAGGAGTCCTGGCTCAAGCGCGGCCACCCCGAGGCCGAGCTGGGCTGGACCTGCCGGGTGCTGGACCGCGATATCCTCACCGTCGGCTTTGCCCGCCGCGTGTCCACCTACAAGCGTCTGACCCTGATGCTGCGCGACCCGGAGCGACTGCGCTCCATCCTGCTCAACCCGGAGCGCCCCGTGCAGTTCGTCATCGCCGGCAAGGCACACCCCAATGACATGCCGGGCAAGAAGCTGATGCAGGAGATCGTCCACTTCGCCGACCAGGCAGGACTACGTGACCGTTTCCTCTTCCTGCCGGACTATGACATCAACCTGGCCAGCTATCTGATTTCGGGCACCGATGTCTGGCTGAACAACCCGATCCGCCCGCAGGAGGCCTCCGGCACCTCCGGCATGAAGTCCGTGATGAACGGCGGCATGACCCTGTCCATCTCTGATGGATGGTGGGATGAAATGCCGCAGGAGCAGCACGGCTGGACCATCCCGACCGTGGAGAACGAGGACCCGAACTACCGCGACAATCTCGAGGCTCATGCCCTCTACGACCTGCTTGAGAACGCTGTCGCCCCGATCTTCTACGACCGTGACGAGGATGGCATCCCGCACCGCTGGCTGGAATGGGTCCGTCGCTCCCTGAGCACCATCTCGCCGAAGGTCACCTCCACCCGTATGGTGCGTGACTACATCACCGAATACTACCGTCCCGCCGTGGTCGCCCAGGCCAAGATCCACGCCTCCGATGAGATCGCCCAGGAATACGTTGCCTGGACCCAGAAGGTCCGCCAGAACTGGCACGGCATCTCCCTGAACAACCTGCGTTGCAATGGCACCCTCTTCACCGATGCTGCCGAAGCAGATGCCGGTGAGCTGCTGGTCATCAGCGTCGATGTTGATCTTGGCGAACTCAAGGACAGCGATGTCAAGGTTCAGGCCGTGATCGCAAATGAGCAGGGTCAGCGCAAGATCATCGACCTGGTCCGCGAGGAGGAGTCCTACACCGCAGCCTTCGCCGTGGATCTGCCGGGGGCCTTCAGCTATACCGCCCGCGTGGTTCCCCAGCATGAGCTGCTGGTCAATCCCGCTGAGCTGGGTCTGATCACCAATTACGCCAACTAA
- the lgt gene encoding prolipoprotein diacylglyceryl transferase, translated as MHVDYLANIPSPAQGVWQLGPIPLRGYALSIIAGMLVALWLTHRRYVARGGDGEMVWDAAIVAIPAGIIGGRLYHVITDYDKYFCDGCNPMNALNITAGGLGIWGAVALGGLAVWALFRYKGLKLGPFADAIAPGIILAQAIGRLGNWFNQEIYGRETDVPWALEIYYRVDANGDPAPLNGRSTGEVLATVHPTFLYELLWNVLIFVLLIWLDRRFRIGHGRLFALYVAGYTLGRFWIELMRSDAATLIFGMRVNTIVSVVVFIAAVIIFLMLPKGRESEAEVRQIRPGRLKAGSAEAAASGEGSTEVSAGEKAHGAAGGRTALKKPTAAGEPGNTTPEQPGSEDSK; from the coding sequence GTGCACGTCGACTATCTGGCAAATATTCCCTCCCCGGCCCAAGGTGTCTGGCAGCTGGGGCCCATTCCGCTCCGCGGTTACGCCCTCTCCATCATTGCGGGCATGCTCGTCGCGTTGTGGTTGACCCACCGACGCTATGTCGCCCGGGGCGGTGATGGTGAGATGGTCTGGGACGCGGCCATTGTGGCCATCCCGGCCGGCATCATCGGTGGTCGGTTGTACCACGTCATCACGGATTATGACAAGTACTTCTGTGATGGCTGCAACCCCATGAACGCCCTGAATATCACCGCCGGTGGCCTCGGTATCTGGGGTGCGGTGGCGCTCGGCGGTCTGGCGGTCTGGGCACTCTTCCGTTATAAGGGGCTCAAGCTGGGGCCCTTCGCTGATGCGATCGCCCCCGGCATCATCCTGGCGCAGGCCATCGGCCGCCTGGGGAACTGGTTCAACCAGGAGATCTACGGCCGGGAAACCGATGTGCCCTGGGCCCTGGAGATCTACTACCGGGTGGACGCGAATGGGGATCCCGCCCCCCTCAATGGGCGCTCCACCGGGGAGGTCCTGGCCACGGTGCACCCCACTTTCCTTTATGAGCTGTTGTGGAATGTGCTGATTTTCGTGCTGCTGATCTGGCTGGACCGCCGCTTCCGGATCGGCCACGGACGTCTCTTCGCCCTCTATGTCGCCGGCTACACCCTGGGTCGGTTCTGGATCGAATTGATGCGTTCCGATGCCGCAACCCTGATCTTCGGCATGAGGGTCAACACCATCGTCTCGGTGGTGGTCTTCATCGCTGCGGTGATCATCTTCCTGATGTTGCCCAAGGGCAGGGAAAGCGAGGCGGAGGTCCGCCAGATCAGGCCCGGGCGCCTTAAGGCGGGCTCCGCTGAGGCAGCTGCTTCGGGGGAGGGGAGCACTGAAGTCTCCGCTGGTGAGAAGGCCCACGGTGCCGCGGGCGGCCGCACAGCGTTGAAGAAGCCCACCGCAGCCGGGGAGCCAGGGAACACCACACCGGAGCAACCAGGTTCCGAGGACTCCAAATAG
- the hisF gene encoding imidazole glycerol phosphate synthase subunit HisF — translation MAVAVRVIPCLDVDNGRVVKGVNFENLRDAGDPVELAKRYNEEGADELTFLDVSASKEGRGTMLEVVRRTAEQVFIPLTVGGGVRSVEDVDQLLRAGADKVSVNSSAIARPELLTELAERFGAQCIVLSVDARRVPENGTPQPSGFEVTTHGGTRSAGLDAIEWACRGEELGVGEILLNSMDGDGTKNGFDIELLEKVRAVVSVPVIASGGAGKAEHFPPAVAAGADAVLAASIFHFGEVSIREVKQALADAGYEVRQ, via the coding sequence ATGGCAGTCGCAGTCCGCGTAATCCCGTGTCTCGATGTCGACAATGGCCGAGTGGTCAAGGGCGTCAATTTCGAGAACCTCCGCGATGCCGGTGATCCGGTGGAGCTGGCCAAGCGCTACAACGAGGAGGGGGCGGATGAGCTCACCTTCCTCGATGTCAGTGCCTCCAAGGAAGGCCGGGGAACCATGCTCGAGGTGGTGCGTCGCACCGCCGAACAGGTCTTCATCCCGCTGACCGTGGGCGGGGGTGTCCGCAGCGTCGAAGATGTTGACCAGTTGCTGCGTGCCGGTGCCGACAAGGTCTCCGTCAACAGCTCCGCCATCGCCCGTCCGGAACTGCTCACCGAGCTCGCTGAGCGTTTCGGGGCGCAGTGCATCGTCCTCAGCGTCGACGCCCGCCGTGTCCCCGAGAATGGAACCCCGCAGCCCTCCGGTTTTGAGGTGACCACCCACGGTGGCACCCGCTCCGCAGGCCTGGACGCCATTGAATGGGCCTGTCGCGGTGAGGAACTCGGGGTGGGTGAGATCTTGCTCAACTCCATGGATGGTGACGGCACCAAGAACGGTTTCGACATCGAACTGCTGGAGAAGGTCCGTGCGGTGGTTTCCGTACCGGTGATCGCCTCCGGTGGTGCCGGTAAGGCGGAGCACTTTCCGCCCGCTGTCGCTGCAGGTGCCGACGCCGTGCTCGCGGCCAGCATCTTCCACTTCGGCGAGGTCTCCATCCGTGAAGTCAAGCAGGCACTCGCTGACGCGGGTTATGAGGTACGCCAGTGA
- the priA gene encoding bifunctional 1-(5-phosphoribosyl)-5-((5-phosphoribosylamino)methylideneamino)imidazole-4-carboxamide isomerase/phosphoribosylanthranilate isomerase PriA: MSFTLLPAVDVVDGQAVRLDQGEAGTEKSYGSPIEAALKWQEQGAEWLHFVDLDAAFNRGSNLEMMTEVVGKLDIKVELTGGIRDDASLERALATGATRVNIGTAALENPEWIAKVLATHGEKIAVDIAVRNIEGEWRTRGNGWVSDGGDLWEVLERLDSQGCTRFVVTDVSKDGTLTGPNVDLLREVAAATDAKIIASGGISQLEDVLELARYQDEGIDSAIIGKALYEKRFTLSEALAAVAAL; the protein is encoded by the coding sequence ATGAGCTTCACACTTCTTCCCGCCGTCGACGTGGTCGACGGCCAGGCGGTTCGTCTCGATCAGGGCGAAGCCGGTACCGAAAAGTCCTATGGATCCCCGATCGAGGCTGCCCTCAAGTGGCAGGAACAGGGGGCGGAGTGGCTGCACTTCGTCGACCTGGATGCCGCTTTCAATCGCGGCTCCAACCTCGAGATGATGACCGAGGTGGTGGGCAAGCTCGATATCAAGGTCGAGCTGACCGGTGGCATCCGTGATGATGCCTCCCTGGAACGCGCCCTGGCCACCGGCGCCACCCGGGTCAACATCGGCACCGCCGCCCTGGAGAACCCGGAGTGGATCGCCAAGGTGCTGGCCACCCACGGTGAGAAGATCGCCGTCGATATCGCCGTGCGCAATATCGAGGGGGAGTGGCGGACCCGCGGTAATGGCTGGGTGTCTGATGGCGGTGACCTCTGGGAGGTGCTGGAGCGCCTGGATTCCCAGGGCTGCACCCGCTTCGTGGTCACCGATGTCTCCAAGGACGGCACCCTGACCGGGCCGAATGTGGACCTGCTGCGTGAGGTGGCAGCAGCCACCGATGCCAAGATCATCGCCTCCGGTGGCATCTCCCAACTGGAGGATGTCCTGGAACTGGCTCGCTACCAGGATGAGGGTATCGATTCCGCGATCATCGGCAAGGCTCTCTATGAGAAGCGTTTCACCCTCAGTGAGGCACTTGCGGCAGTCGCTGCGCTTTAA
- a CDS encoding indole-3-glycerol phosphate synthase TrpC, with protein sequence MNAAAHVERILAEVTQDVAAREAVVPFKEIKALSRSVDPARDAVSALLSRGCGVIAEIKRAIPGRGPIAEVASIPDLAREFEKGGASLIACHTDRLYHQGSLSDMAAAHDAVSVPIICRDLIVDPYQIHEARFHGADVVPLQVAMLDQHRMESLFDRIESLGMLAMLEVRTPAEAEIAVALGARLIGVNARRLGGVEINRAAFAEIVPLLPAENIRVAMSGVSSPAELLSYAAAGADAVVIGERLMTSDTPGSLTRTLVATGQHPSCPGRRPPESHIA encoded by the coding sequence ATGAACGCAGCAGCGCACGTGGAACGAATCCTTGCTGAGGTCACTCAAGATGTGGCGGCCAGGGAAGCAGTGGTTCCATTCAAGGAGATCAAGGCACTTTCCCGGAGCGTCGATCCCGCTCGGGATGCCGTTTCAGCGCTGCTGTCCCGTGGTTGTGGGGTGATCGCCGAGATCAAACGGGCGATCCCGGGCCGTGGGCCGATCGCCGAGGTGGCGTCCATTCCGGATCTGGCACGGGAGTTCGAGAAGGGTGGGGCGAGTCTGATCGCCTGCCACACCGACCGCCTGTATCACCAGGGTTCCCTCAGCGACATGGCAGCGGCCCATGATGCGGTGTCGGTGCCGATCATCTGCCGTGATCTGATTGTGGATCCCTACCAGATCCACGAGGCCCGTTTCCATGGGGCGGATGTGGTTCCGCTGCAGGTTGCGATGCTGGATCAGCACCGCATGGAGTCCCTCTTCGATCGCATCGAATCCCTGGGAATGCTCGCCATGCTGGAGGTCCGTACCCCCGCTGAGGCAGAGATTGCCGTCGCCCTGGGAGCCCGGTTGATCGGGGTGAACGCCCGCCGCCTCGGTGGGGTGGAAATCAACCGTGCGGCCTTCGCTGAGATCGTGCCCCTGCTTCCCGCGGAAAACATCCGGGTCGCCATGTCCGGGGTCAGTTCCCCGGCGGAGTTGCTCTCCTATGCCGCCGCCGGCGCGGATGCGGTGGTCATCGGAGAACGCCTGATGACCTCTGACACCCCAGGTAGCCTGACCCGCACCCTGGTGGCCACCGGGCAGCACCCCTCCTGCCCGGGGCGTCGACCCCCGGAGTCGCACATCGCCTGA
- a CDS encoding inositol monophosphatase family protein, protein MTDPSTMLRIAESAVSAAERSFIHGLGADPHQIKERGDFATKVDLEIEEKLRSSLSDQTGIPVYGEESGGDLNRDRVWIVDPIDGTANYAAGNPLCAILLSLLVEGQPMVAVTSIPMLGRRLSAHVSSPLYLNGRALKPLRDPDKMIAQIGFSSVASPLNSRYSSQVRQGLLADLAETYLRPRITGSVGVDLAFTAQGIFGGALSLSPNVWDNAAGVLLIRAAGGVVTGTEGEPWTMNSEGVIAGNAEAHKAIMGTMNKILNQQ, encoded by the coding sequence GTGACTGATCCCAGCACGATGCTGCGCATCGCCGAGTCGGCCGTCTCCGCAGCGGAACGCAGCTTCATTCATGGCCTCGGGGCGGATCCCCACCAGATCAAGGAACGCGGGGATTTCGCCACCAAGGTCGATCTGGAGATCGAGGAAAAGCTGCGGTCGAGTCTCAGCGACCAGACCGGCATCCCGGTCTACGGTGAGGAATCCGGTGGTGACCTCAACCGGGATCGGGTGTGGATCGTCGATCCCATTGACGGCACCGCCAACTATGCCGCCGGCAACCCGCTCTGCGCCATCCTGCTCAGCCTGCTGGTGGAGGGACAGCCGATGGTCGCGGTCACCTCCATCCCCATGCTGGGCCGAAGACTCAGCGCCCATGTCTCCTCCCCGCTCTATCTCAACGGCCGGGCACTCAAACCGCTCCGTGACCCGGATAAGATGATCGCCCAGATCGGTTTTTCCTCGGTGGCCTCGCCACTGAATTCCCGTTATTCCTCCCAGGTCCGGCAGGGGTTGCTGGCAGATCTCGCTGAAACCTACCTGCGGCCCCGGATCACCGGTTCCGTGGGAGTTGACCTGGCATTCACCGCCCAGGGCATCTTCGGTGGTGCCCTTTCCCTTTCCCCGAATGTGTGGGACAACGCCGCCGGTGTGCTGCTGATCCGGGCAGCTGGTGGGGTGGTCACGGGCACCGAGGGAGAACCGTGGACCATGAACTCCGAGGGCGTGATAGCGGGCAATGCGGAAGCCCATAAAGCCATCATGGGTACGATGAACAAGATCCTGAACCAGCAATGA